The genomic interval CAAATCCTTGCTCTCCCGTTTTGACCTCGGAGCAAGTTACTGGCCCCAGTGAAACCCTcggttttcttcctctttgtctaaagaatgaatgaggggcCTGGAGCGGAGAATCCCTAAGATGAAGTTTAGGGCGAGGGCTCTCCCTCCGAGCCTGGGCCGGCTCCCACCCCACGTCCAGAGGGTACCAAGATGATGCCCCTTGGttcttggggggggaggggggagacggAGTGGCAGCTCCTGGCAGCGGGTCCTCTCTCCAGCATTTACTGCTGCAGCCCCGCCCGCCTGAGTCTGCAGTCCTCCCGCATTTGCCCgagttctccctcctccccccgcCCGCACGTCCACTCTGCGGATGCCCATTGGGCTGTGGCGGGCACGTTTGCCTCTGCATTTCCTGTTGGCAGCAGAGAGTCGGCGGGGGGGAAGGAAGCCGCAGTCGCAGCCGGAGCCGGAGCGGGAGGGAGCCAGCTGCGAGCTCTCTGCCCGCAGCCTCCTCCAGCCAGCTCCCCGCGCTCGGGGAAGCAGGAGCCGAGGTCGCTGCTCCGTTCCGACGCGACTGGAcctccgtccctccctccccCGGCAAGGGCACCGAAGGGCTAGGGGAGGGAGGGGACGGCGGAGAGAGAGCCCCTGCCCCGCGCTGCCCACCCTATCCACCTCGCCCCGCGCTGCCCACCCTCCCTGCGCTGCCCACCCTGCCAGACCTGCCCTGCCCTTGGCCGCTCTGCTCCCCAGCCCGCTTCTCTCCCCCTGCGCTGTCCGCAGCAGCACCGAGAGGGATGCGCGCCGCACTCCTGGTGGCTTTGCTGCTGGGCGGCCTCTGCAGCTGGGAGCTGGCTGTCGGGGAGCCCGGGCCACCATGCCAGGCTCCGCAGCAGTGGGAAGGACGTCAGGTGCGCTACGAGCACAGCAGCGGCCGCAGCACCCGGGCCCTGCTCA from Gracilinanus agilis isolate LMUSP501 unplaced genomic scaffold, AgileGrace unplaced_scaffold35509, whole genome shotgun sequence carries:
- the LOC123254914 gene encoding mammalian ependymin-related protein 1-like, encoding MRAALLVALLLGGLCSWELAVGEPGPPCQAPQQWEGRQVRYEHSSGRSTRALLTYDGPQQRIRLLEERKALIPCKK